GACGAGCTCAAGGCCAACGGCCTGGCCGGATCCCCGGCCGAGGTCGTCGAGAAGATCGGCCGCTACGCCGAGGCCGGCTCCCGGCGCGTCTACCTCCAGATCCTCGACCTGCACGACCTGGACCACCTGGAGCTCATCTCCGCCCAGGTGCAGTCGCAGCTGTCGTAGGACGACGACGCCCCGGCGGCCGGACGGGGTCCGGGGGCCGTTCCGGCCGCCGCCCGGCATCTGTGACACGCCTGTGACCGGAGGTATGGCTTCCGCCACAGTCGGCGGCGTGGCGCCCTGATGAGCTGACCGGATGCGCAGACCCACCCCCCTTCTTCCGGTCCTGGCCGCCGTACTCCTGCTCTCGGCGTGCGGCTCGGAACGTTCCGGCGCCCAGAACGGCGAGGCCGGCGCGGGCGGCACGGCATCGCCGACCCAGGTCTCGGATCCGGCGGTGGACGGCGTCCGGATCACCTCGCTGACCCTCCCCTCCGCCTCCGCGAGCCCCTCCGCCTCCGCGAGCCCCACCGGGTCCACCGGGCCCGGCGGCCCCGTCACGGCCGACGACCTCACCCTCCCCGCCGACTCCGGTGTCTTCGCCGCCTACGAGGTCACCAACGAGGGCGACACGGCGCTCACGTACACGGTCCTGTTCGACTTCACGACGGCCGGCGGCGAGGTGATGAGCAACCGGCGCGAGACCGTGCGCGACGTCGGCCCCGGCAGGACGGTGCGCGGGACCGTTCGCCTGGGAGTCCTGGAGCCGGGCATGTCCACGGTGACGAGAGTGAAGGTCGCCGAGGTCACCAAGGTCCCCGCGGCCGAGGCGCCGCCCGAGGCGGGCGTCTGCCCGTCCTCCGGGATCAGGGTCACCGCCGACGACGGCGACGCGGCGATGGGGCTGCGGGTGGTGGGCCTGCGCCTCGAGAACTGCGGGAAACAGGACTACGCCCTCGACGGCTACCCCGCGGTCGGCCTGCTGGACGAGGACCGTGAGCCGGTCGACGGCGTGAAGATCTTCCAGGGCAGCGGCGGAATCTCCACCGTCACCGGCTTCGACGACCCGCCCCGGCCGGTGACCCTGAAGCCCGGCGAGAGCGCGACCGCCGGCCTGATGTGGCGCAACACCACCGAGTCCGGCACCGCCGTGAACGTCCCCTACGTCCGGGTGCGGGCCAAGGCCGGCGCCGCACCGGTCATGGTGACCCCCCACCTCGACCTCGGGACCACCGGGAAGCTGGGCGTCAGCGCGTGGAAGCGGGCGGCGCCGTAGGCGCCGACGGCTCCAGCCTGACGGCTCCGACTGCCGCACCTGGCGGCTCCGACCTGTCTGACCTGCGCCGTGTCGGGTCGCCCGGGACGAAAATCCCGGGTGTCCTGGAGGCGTTCTCGGTACGTTGTGGGGACGCGGGCGCGCACGACAAGCCCTCCCGCTTCCTTCCGAACCCTTCCGAGGCACCCACCGTGTTCCTGACGATCAGCACCACCGGCACCCCCGAACGCCCCGCCACCGACCTGGGCTTCCTGCTGCACAAGCACCCGGACAAATCGCAGGCGTTCTCCACCTCCTACGGCACGGCGCACGTCCTCTACCCCGAGGCGGACGTCCAGCGCTGCACGGCGGCGCTGCTGCTGGAGGTGGACGCCGTGGCGCTGGTCCGGCGCGGCAAGGGCAAGGGACGCGGCGGCGCTCCCGACGCGGCGCTCGCCCAGTACGTCAACGACCGCCCGTACGCGGCCTCCTCGCTCCTCGCCGTCGCGCTGAGCGCCGTGTTCTCCAGCGCGATGCGCGGCGTGTGCAGCGCCAGGCCCGAACTGCCCGAACAGCCGCGCCCGTTGCGCGTCGAGGTGCCCGCACTGCCCGCCCGGGGCGGCCCCGAGCTCGTACGACGCCTCTTCGAGCCGCTCGGCTGGACGGTGACCGCCGACCCGGTGGCCCTCGACGCCGAGTTCCCGGAGTGGGGCGACTCGCGGTACGTGAGCCTGACCCTGGAATCCGAAAGCCTGACCCTGGCCGAGGCCCTGCGCCATCTGTACGTCCTGCTGCCCGTCCTCGACGACGCCAAGCACTACTGGGTCGCCCCCGACGAGGTCGACAAGCTGCTGCGGGCTGGCGAGGGCTGGCTGCCCGAGCACCCCGAGCAGAAACTGATCACCAGCCGCTATCTGTCCCGCCGCTGGTCGCTCACCCGGCAGGCGATGGAGCGCCTGGAGCTGGTCCGGCTCGCCGAGACCGACGACAGCGAGGTCGAGGACATCGACAACGCGGTCGCGGCGGAGTCCGAGACCGAGGAGCGCCCGACCCCGCTGGCCGTACAGCGCCGCGATGCGATCGTCACCGCGCTGACGGCGTCCGGGGCCGCCCGCGTCCTCGACCTCGGCTGCGGCCAGGGCCAGTTGGTGCAGGCGCTGCTCAAGGACCCCCGCTTCACGGAGATCGTCGGCGTCGACGTGTCGATGCGCGCGCTCACCATCGCCTCCCGGCGGCTGAAGCTGGACCGCATGGGCGAGCGGCAGGCCTCCCGCGTCCAGCTCTTCCAGGGCTCGCTCGCCTACACCGACACCCGTCTCAAGGGCTATGACGCGGCCGTGCTCAGCGAGGTGATCGAGCACCTCGACCTGCCGCGGCTGCCCGCCCTGGAGTACGCGGTGTTCGGCTCGGCCCGGCCGCGCACGGTGCTGGTCACCACCCCGAACGTCGAGTACAACGTCCGCTGGGAGAGCCTCCCGGCCGGCCATGTCCGCCACGGCGACCACCGCTTCGAGTGGACACGCGAGGAGTTCCGCGGCTGGGCGGGGACGGTGGCCGAACGGCATGGGTACGACGTGGAGTTCGTGCCCGTGGGACCCGACGACCCGGAGGTGGGACCGCCCACCCAGATGGCATGTTTCAGCATGAAGAACGCGAACGAGAAGGAGGCGAAGGCGGCATGACGGACAATCAGGTTCCCGAGAAGCAGGGGCGCGTGCTGCCCGTCACCGACCTCTCCCTCGTCGTGCTGATCGGCGCGTCCGGCTCGGGCAAGTCCACCTTCGCCCGACGGCACTTCAAGCCCACCGAGGTCATCTCCTCCGACTTCTGCCGCGGTCTGGTCTCCGACGACGAGAACGACCAGAGCGCCACCCGGGACGCCTTCGACGTCCTGCACTACATCGCGGGCAAGCGGCTCGCGGCCGGCCGCCGTACGGTCGTCGACGCCACCAGCGTGCAGCAGGACGCCCGCAGGCAGCTGATCGACCTGGCCAAGCAGTACGACGTGCTGCCCATCGCCGTCGTGCTGGACGTGCCGGAGGAGGTGTGCGCCGAGCGCAACGCGGCCCGCACCGACCGCGCCGACATGCCCCGCCGGGTCATCCAGCGCCACGTCCGCGAACTGCGGCGCTCCCTGCGCCACCTGGAGCGCGAGGGCTTCCGCAAGGTGCACGTCCTGCGGGGCGTGGAGGACATCGAGCACGCCACCGTCGTCACCGAGAAGCGCTTCAACGACCTGACCCACCTCACCGGCCCCTTCGACATCATCGGCGACATCCACGGCTGCGCCTCCGAACTGGAGTCGCTGCTGGCCAAGTTGGGCTACGCCGACGGCGTGCACCCGGCCGGACGCCAGGCCGTCTTCGTCGGCGACCTCGTCGACCGGGGCCCGGACAGCCCCGCCGTGCTGCGCCGGGTGATGACGATGGTCGAGTCCGGCAACGCCCTGTGCGTGCCCGGCAACCACGAGAACAAGTACGGCCGATTCCTGCGCGGCCGCAAGGTCCAGCACACCCACGGCCTGGCCGAGACCATCGAGCAGATGGAGGGCGAGAGCGAGGAGTTCACGAAGCGGGTACGGGAGTTCATCGACGGACTCGTCAGCCACTACGTCCTGGACGGCGGCCGGCTCGTGGTCTGCCACGCCGGTCTGCCCGAGAAGTACCACGGCCGCACCTCCGGCCGCGTCCGCTCGCACGCGCTGTACGGCGACACCACCGGCGAGACCGACGAGTTCGGCCTGCCGGTGCGCTACCCGTGGGCGGAGGACTACCGGGGCCGGGCGGCCGTGGTCTACGGCCACACCCCCGTCCCGGAGGCCACCTGGCTCAACAACACCATCTGCCTGGACACCGGCGCCGTCTTCGGCGGCAAGCTGACCGCGCTGCGCTGGCCGGAGCGGGAGCTGGTCGACGTACCGGCGGAGCAGGTCTGGTACGAGCCGACGAGGCCGTTGCGGGCGGAGGCGCCGGGCGGGCACGACGGGCGGCCGTTGGCGCTGGCGGACGTGCAGGGGCGGCGGGCCGTGGAGACCCGGCACCAGGGGCATGTCGCCGTGCGCGAGGAGAACGCGGCCGCGGCCCTGGAGGTCATGAGCCGGTTCGCCGTCGACCCGCGGCTGCTGCCCTACCTCCCGCCGACGATGGCTCCGACGGCGACCAGCCACGTCGAGGGCTACCTGGAGCACCCGGTGGAGGCGTTCGCGCAGTATGCGCAGGACGGGGTCGCGCGGGTCGTGTGCGAGGAGAAGCACATGGGCTCGCGGGCGGTGGCCCTGGTGTGCCGGGACGCGGAAACGGCTCGTAGGCGTTTCGGCGTGGAAGGCCCCACGGGCTCGCTGTACACGCGCACCGGCCGGCCGTTCTTCGACGACGAGGCCGTCACCGAGGAGATCCTGGGCCGGGTGCGTACGGCCGTCGACGAGGCCGGTCTGTGGAGTGAACTCGACACCGACTGGCTTCTGTTGGACGCCGAGCTGATGCCGTGGTCGCTGAAGGCCTCCGGGCTGCTGCGGTCGCAGTACGCGGCCGTCGGCGCCGCGTCCGGAGCCGCCTTCCCGGGTGCGCTGGCCGCACTGGAGGGGGCCGCCGCACGGGGCGTCGACGTCTCGGAGCTGCTGTCCCGGCAGCGCGAACGGGCCTCCGACGCGGCCGCGTTCACGGACGCCTACCGCCGCTACTGCTGGCCGACGGAGGGCCTGGACGGCGTACGCCTGGCGCCGTTCCAGATACTGGCCGTCCAGGGCCGCAACCTCGCCGGACTGCCCCACGACGAACAACTGGCCCTGCTCGACCGGCTGGTGGAGCACGACGGCAGCGGACTGCTCCAGGCGACCCGCCGCCTGTACGTCGACACCGCCGACCCCGAGTCGGTCAAGGCCGGCGTCGACTGGTGGCTGGAGATGACCGGCCGCGGCGGCGAGGGCATGGTCGTCAAGCCGCTCGGCGCGCTGCTGCGCGACGAGAAGGGGCGGTTGGTCCAGCCCGGCATCAAGTGCCGGGGCCGCGAGTACCTGCGGATCATCTACGGTCCGGAGTACACGCGCCCCGACCACCTCGCCCGGCTGCGCGGACGCTTCCTGAACCACAAGCGCTCGCTGGCGATCCGCGAGTACGCGCTCGGCCTGGAGGCGCTGGACCGGCTGGCCGAGGGCGAGCCGCTGTGGCGGGTCCACGAGGCGGTGTTCGGGGTGCTGGCCCTGGAGTCGGAGCCGGTGGACCCGAGGCTGTGACGGTCGGGGCGTTCAGGGTGCGCAGGGTGATCGGGGCGTGCGGGGTGATCGGGGCGTGCGGGGTGCCCCGACCGCTCAGCCGACCAGCCGCAGTCGCCGCTCGCACATCCCGACCCGCACCGTCTGCCCCCAGGTCAGCTCCAGGGCGTCCGTCTCCATACCGTCCCCGAACACGATCAACTGCTCGGATTCGACGGTGAGTCGAAGGGACGCCGAGGCCGCGAGCTCGCCCGCCACCAGCGACGTACCGGTGGTGGGCGAGGGCCAGGCCTCGCGGACGAACCACACCAGCCGGTCCTGCGAGGGGTGGGGCAGAGGCAGGGCGCTGCCCCGCTCCTGCCACACCGACCGGAGCCATCCCGTCGCCCCGGTCCCCGTGCCCACGAGCACCCCCGAAGAAGCCTGGGCCTCGACGACACCCCCGTCGCCCTCCAGGCCCAGGCGGTATCTGGCCGTCTGATGTCCGACGGCTCCCATATAGATCTCGTTGAGCGCGACCAGCCGCTGGGTGTCGTCGGCGACGGCCTCGACCATCGTGAGTTCGTCCACGCCGGTGCCGGCCGCCCGTGCCGAGGGCAGCAGGGCTCCGGCGTCCGACGGGCGGTGCCGCACCAGGACGCCCGGGTTGCGCCCGGGGTCCGTGTCGAATCCCAACACCGGCTGCCCGGACAGGTACTTGGCGACGTTCGCGACCAGCCCGTCCTGACCGACGACGACCACGACGTCCTCCGGAGCGAACAGGAAACGGTCCAAGTCGACCCGCTCGACCCGGGTCTGACGCCAGGTCAACGGCACCGCCGAAGAGACCTCGGCCAGCGCCCGTCGCGTCCGGCGGTGGCGTTCGGCGACCTCCTCGATGTCCCGGCCCCGCGAGGAGAGGAAGAAGGCGGCCTGGCCGTGCGTGCCGTGCCGGGCCACCAACTCCTCGTACTCCGTGGTGCGATGGACCAGCACGGCCCGCGGGGCGAGACTCACTCCCGGTCCCCGGCGCCGAGCCTGGACAGCAGCCCGGTCAGGACGTCCGGCGAG
This window of the Streptomyces sp. NBC_01275 genome carries:
- a CDS encoding 3' terminal RNA ribose 2'-O-methyltransferase Hen1, with the translated sequence MFLTISTTGTPERPATDLGFLLHKHPDKSQAFSTSYGTAHVLYPEADVQRCTAALLLEVDAVALVRRGKGKGRGGAPDAALAQYVNDRPYAASSLLAVALSAVFSSAMRGVCSARPELPEQPRPLRVEVPALPARGGPELVRRLFEPLGWTVTADPVALDAEFPEWGDSRYVSLTLESESLTLAEALRHLYVLLPVLDDAKHYWVAPDEVDKLLRAGEGWLPEHPEQKLITSRYLSRRWSLTRQAMERLELVRLAETDDSEVEDIDNAVAAESETEERPTPLAVQRRDAIVTALTASGAARVLDLGCGQGQLVQALLKDPRFTEIVGVDVSMRALTIASRRLKLDRMGERQASRVQLFQGSLAYTDTRLKGYDAAVLSEVIEHLDLPRLPALEYAVFGSARPRTVLVTTPNVEYNVRWESLPAGHVRHGDHRFEWTREEFRGWAGTVAERHGYDVEFVPVGPDDPEVGPPTQMACFSMKNANEKEAKAA
- a CDS encoding DUF4232 domain-containing protein, with amino-acid sequence MRRPTPLLPVLAAVLLLSACGSERSGAQNGEAGAGGTASPTQVSDPAVDGVRITSLTLPSASASPSASASPTGSTGPGGPVTADDLTLPADSGVFAAYEVTNEGDTALTYTVLFDFTTAGGEVMSNRRETVRDVGPGRTVRGTVRLGVLEPGMSTVTRVKVAEVTKVPAAEAPPEAGVCPSSGIRVTADDGDAAMGLRVVGLRLENCGKQDYALDGYPAVGLLDEDREPVDGVKIFQGSGGISTVTGFDDPPRPVTLKPGESATAGLMWRNTTESGTAVNVPYVRVRAKAGAAPVMVTPHLDLGTTGKLGVSAWKRAAP
- a CDS encoding polynucleotide kinase-phosphatase, giving the protein MTDNQVPEKQGRVLPVTDLSLVVLIGASGSGKSTFARRHFKPTEVISSDFCRGLVSDDENDQSATRDAFDVLHYIAGKRLAAGRRTVVDATSVQQDARRQLIDLAKQYDVLPIAVVLDVPEEVCAERNAARTDRADMPRRVIQRHVRELRRSLRHLEREGFRKVHVLRGVEDIEHATVVTEKRFNDLTHLTGPFDIIGDIHGCASELESLLAKLGYADGVHPAGRQAVFVGDLVDRGPDSPAVLRRVMTMVESGNALCVPGNHENKYGRFLRGRKVQHTHGLAETIEQMEGESEEFTKRVREFIDGLVSHYVLDGGRLVVCHAGLPEKYHGRTSGRVRSHALYGDTTGETDEFGLPVRYPWAEDYRGRAAVVYGHTPVPEATWLNNTICLDTGAVFGGKLTALRWPERELVDVPAEQVWYEPTRPLRAEAPGGHDGRPLALADVQGRRAVETRHQGHVAVREENAAAALEVMSRFAVDPRLLPYLPPTMAPTATSHVEGYLEHPVEAFAQYAQDGVARVVCEEKHMGSRAVALVCRDAETARRRFGVEGPTGSLYTRTGRPFFDDEAVTEEILGRVRTAVDEAGLWSELDTDWLLLDAELMPWSLKASGLLRSQYAAVGAASGAAFPGALAALEGAAARGVDVSELLSRQRERASDAAAFTDAYRRYCWPTEGLDGVRLAPFQILAVQGRNLAGLPHDEQLALLDRLVEHDGSGLLQATRRLYVDTADPESVKAGVDWWLEMTGRGGEGMVVKPLGALLRDEKGRLVQPGIKCRGREYLRIIYGPEYTRPDHLARLRGRFLNHKRSLAIREYALGLEALDRLAEGEPLWRVHEAVFGVLALESEPVDPRL